GACTGGTTGCAATATCCTATCTTCCGTGTGGACTTCAACGGAGGGAACTACACCCGTGAAGGAGAACTGGAGAAAAGCATCGAAACCTACATAGCCAAATGGGAAGTGGAATATGGAAAAGACCCCCTTGAAACCACTACAGGTGACCGCTTCAAGGGGGTGTTGCAACGTGCCTATCAAAAGACCGGACAGCGAGCCGTAGTGCTAATAGATGAATATGATAAACCTATTCTCGACGTACTTGACACCGGAGCGTCTACCCGTACTCACGAAGGAGAAAAGCGACTGCTTGAGGATCATCATAGAGAGATTCTCAAATCTTTCTATTCCACCTTTAAAGGGGCCGACGAATACCTGAGATTCGTTTTGCTGACAGGAGTTACCAAATTCTCACAAGTCAGTGTATTCAGCGGATTCAACCAACCTACAGATATCAGTATGAGTGAACAATACGAGTCTCTTTGCGGTATCACCCAAGAGGAATTGGAGAAATATTTTGAAGAACCTATGATCCAACTGGCCACTAAATACCAATGTACAGTAAAGGAAATGAAGGATTGGTTGCAACGACAGTACGATGGCTATCATTTCAGCACGAACATGACAGGCATTTACAATCCATTCAGCATTCTTAATGCTTTTCGAATGAATGAAATCCGTGACTACTGGTTCGCCACCGGAACTCCCACTTATCTGATACGCCTGCTGCAACACAGTCGCGAACAGATGAACGAACTGACAGGGAAATTCTACAAACCCTCTTTATTTGTAGATTATAAGGCAGATGTAGAGCAACCGTTACCAATGATTTTCCAAAGTGGATACCTCACCATCAAAGAATATAATAAAAGAATGGGAACCTACTTGCTTGATTTCCCGAACAATGAAGTACGCGAAGGGTTCCTGTCTATGTTGGCTGCCAACTATATGAAGCCGAAAAGCAAGGAAGTGACAAGCTGGACAACAGATTCTGTAATGGATCTTGAGCGAGGTGATACAAATGCATTCCGCCGTTCGCTCACTTCTTTTTTGGCAAGCATTCCTTATGATTCTCACGGTTCGCTGAAAGATATAGATATCACCGAGAAACATTTTCAATATACTTTTTACCTATTGCTTCGTCTCATAGGCGTATACTGCATTGCCATCCACTGTGAAGACCGCCAAAGTTACGGAAGAGTGGACTGCACGCTGGAGATGGACGACTATGTGTATATCTTCGAATTTAAGATGGATGGTACGGCACGGGAAGCTTTGGAACAAATAGAGAAAAATGGTTATGCCAAGCCCTATCTGGCAGACAAGCGCAAGGTCATTTGCATCGGAGTAAGTTTCTCCTCTTCCACACGCACAATCGAGGATTGGGAAGAAATCTCACTGTAACCTGACGTGATACTTTATAGAACGTGTATCTTCAAAAGTAAACCTGTAAGTCAGCCGACTGAAGTCGGCTATCTGGTCAACTTTAGTCAGCCAATCAGACGGCTCTAGTTGTCTAAGTGGACAACTGGAGTTGGCTGATATTGAAAAGACTGCTGGCTACTTGAATTATACCATAATCGTTCCTCCTTCCTTTATGTACTATATGTCATTTGATTGCTGATATGAGTCGGAAGAATGCCAATCCCAGGAAGGACGTGAAGATGTGAAGGTTGGTGAATACTGTATTTCTTGTCGTTTCTTCACCGGAACTATCTATGAATGAGAACCTAAGATACCTGTGATGAATGTGAATAAGAGATTTTATAATTAAGTATAATTATACTTGTTTTTTTAGTATCTTTGTTCCGCTTTATAATACAGAATATTTATGAGATACACACATTTATACTCTTTAAATGCGCTTTTGCGGTTATGCCTTTGGTTGATAGCCGTTTTAGGAACAACCACACTCTCAGCC
This portion of the Bacteroides acidifaciens genome encodes:
- a CDS encoding ATP-binding protein, whose amino-acid sequence is MKYPIGIQSFERLREDGYVYIDKTALVYSLVQEGSIYFLSRPRRFGKSLLVSTLACYFQGRKELFDGLAISRLEKDWLQYPIFRVDFNGGNYTREGELEKSIETYIAKWEVEYGKDPLETTTGDRFKGVLQRAYQKTGQRAVVLIDEYDKPILDVLDTGASTRTHEGEKRLLEDHHREILKSFYSTFKGADEYLRFVLLTGVTKFSQVSVFSGFNQPTDISMSEQYESLCGITQEELEKYFEEPMIQLATKYQCTVKEMKDWLQRQYDGYHFSTNMTGIYNPFSILNAFRMNEIRDYWFATGTPTYLIRLLQHSREQMNELTGKFYKPSLFVDYKADVEQPLPMIFQSGYLTIKEYNKRMGTYLLDFPNNEVREGFLSMLAANYMKPKSKEVTSWTTDSVMDLERGDTNAFRRSLTSFLASIPYDSHGSLKDIDITEKHFQYTFYLLLRLIGVYCIAIHCEDRQSYGRVDCTLEMDDYVYIFEFKMDGTAREALEQIEKNGYAKPYLADKRKVICIGVSFSSSTRTIEDWEEISL